The following are encoded together in the Culex pipiens pallens isolate TS chromosome 1, TS_CPP_V2, whole genome shotgun sequence genome:
- the LOC120425072 gene encoding uncharacterized protein LOC120425072 isoform X8 → MFNCLWQLWDWIDPPTFTTMESKKLQQLQQANSHLAPIPQTKPPTFQQQQNAADYRPSRASPVFQNHPQYQSFASNFAQINYPHQIRPPQQVAQQQQQQHLSAHSSPKSNSNSLYLSEYSSSSQQQQQQQQPSQQQHHHNTIGSHYHFDQIYQTSSPSSGSGERERLYQTAPRPTQHTHTPSQPGPPQPLTKLELQFQQLQREKIQAQIKTATEALAHQQQTFALRQQLNPPVPNYHLKQNLLQNLSQQHQQQIQHQQQQLQRNAPPSSLNLTSHFQPAQGPMKLTNHANIHDYGATAATNQHAINEAFYQQQQQKHIHAVINKTPNNMQSPAPNQIIIQQNIPGQVVNQACQTQISGVKNNQQQQNQKSPNSDSMSSPSHDGLERRKSGPVHTLKSPVTKRPLNAPVSMSGWLYKQGSDGLKVWRRRWFVLSEYILYYYKSQEEEKLLGTVLLPSYKISACFPEDKVYRKFAFKCEHTNMRTFVFAAETGESMTNWVRALTLATMMQGSSESETSPPSNNARSGDNSDSGIQTYQSQVCKTGASQGPVTPVSDNGGGSQPLYANAPPKPRRANDGGYSSPSPEHIPSERYDQDQQQIYGKTPDSSFMQQSPQIKQQPQQQHLGYDPNAYPSPGGAGGGQTVYNDAIYGNVKRIERDLYIQKLIQQQQQQQAQLQQLQQQQQVQQQVQQLAMQQTPQRAFTNPFMYPNADRRTPDTYGPPRAALDKHMSDYEDIYNLTMLSKSLPAEDPTPSAATAAAGYRRPMSPLRYDGQNMPMRYTPNYLENNSPAQQQHVQMRARPVQSTIPRPHSADFLEYEARNPIGANSLNGVKGGKLKDGEPARAPRPKSSLDINRTPDNYYYSEASYAEKMRMQSASYLQRAANLGAVAGKEVPGAVNSSTVPRDGYYGGASSSNGRLDYDENVLHQGSASVPRAQRMTMNNLKKYPSQQEQFARSASARLPRKEEDPSARDGERKREESMKRLLEWKQRMLQSPLTRKMSQQQAQQLGLGSPGSTGNPFLSKSGQLQMEAEMYLEQEKQMQAQHQQQQLQQQQQHLQQQQMQHLRVDNKSNLEYNSYSSDDEASISVRNVKNIPKGALTVKPDPSDYRTDPKLVQGYYDPRQTEYYYQDQEGYIRPDISFESTHDLYTQAQLQRAQEINLQQHYQLQDIDRSLAAMNEESPGEKWPPNINQQQVFTPRGPQTPNHHHQQDKSELRTLEMSAGDLLNRTHEELVLLLIQLRRQNSNTARSIEQCCTNIHDIQNSIRMSDGPSRAENLARLEALKKQLCELEKQYEKEKPLINLVDNMVKLGTLYRGAPGKGKSKSSSGSLHASESATLDRLEFNQRIQERRLLQEEQRQWDRLSPNHTELQSKVQQLYQIDQLLQEESGTLQSLQRDKEDLERALGGLKAKIMKGEAPAPAMEAARQQQHTLERELSRVHLMLAENSKKLEKTVADNARLEQELLVLRQKLQASRDTRGSQATLVPGQDGQYVGSATVVLESELRRVQRLVGDMQRQRNELSQAVRQLTDNSDSLHKQINKNGDSRSHIKKRSQGAAWVETDLDSLVSKDQGRHDSTLSLNVSEKQSSVYGRSDLDRSEAFESCSVDSDDLLEDSSGNPFGYPDKQEIKTVRIVKRESERRHRDREKDRSNASTHSLDQVLEEEAQIFEDYNNYHRAKSMPRGVSETHEAFVQNQDVQSYSSNLKDYYSMTANSQNSYPVSMIDRKADLYSGCDRQPIGKTSASKVSTLSLNSSMDGGSVEYSGLRTKTESIQSLTISEQSPVFQSEAAKQILHEMGAPQQGGSNGLSAPERQKQKAEHMAQQNKHRRSVPKEKRRHHTAPHHVNAKQIEIMQSENDMNKNNVNWRARDDVDLEVTLRPRSNAPDVVRSAMGPREKISEHTIDKLLAAPSKILIPERYVPEQTPELSPEEKQRRQEKVEAIKKMLSETPMAGNDTSPNQPANAEKRQREHLLQLNQILAQQVMQMSKIVAENSMAVLPSSICKLRKRGMFNRNSRRNSAGTSAAAAADDEETRYHSEVEDNDDDDDDDDTESPPEPLPLYQQRENYFT, encoded by the exons ATGTTTAACTGCCTTTGGCAATTGTGGGATTG GATCGATCCACCCACGTTCACCACGATGGAGAGCAAGAAGCTCCAGCAGCTGCAGCAGGCCAACTCTCACCTAGCACCGATTCCGCAGACGAAGCCACCAactttccagcagcagcagaatgcCGCCGATTATCGGCCTTCGCGGGCATCGCCGGTCTTTCAGAACCACCCGCAGTACCAGAGCTTTGCGTCGAATTTTGCCCAAATCAACTACCCACACCAGATTCGACCCCCGCAGCAAGTCgcacagcagcaacagcagcagcatcttAGCGCCCACAGTAGTCccaaatcgaatagcaacagtTTGTACCTTAGCGAATACTCCAGCTCGagccagcaacagcagcagcagcagcagccatcaCAGCAGCAACATCACCACAACACGATCGGAAGTCACTATCACTTTGACCAGATCTACCAAACCAGCTCGCCGTCGAGTGGCAGTGGTGAGCGGGAACGCCTGTACCAGACTGCCCCCAGGCCAACGCAGCACACTCACACGCCAAGCCAGCCCGGGCCACCGCAGCCACTCACCAAGCTGGAGCTGCAGTTCCAACAGCTGCAGCGTGAAAAGATCCAGGCCCAGATTAAAACCGCCACGGAAGCGTTGGCCCACCAGCAGCAAACCTTTGCCCTTCGTCAGCAGCTCAATCCACCCGTTCCCAACTATCACCTGAAGCAGAACCTCCTTCAAAACCTGTCCCAGCAGCACCAACAGCAAATCCAACACCAGCAACAACAGCTGCAGCGAAATGCCCCTCCATCGAGTCTGAACCTGACCAGCCACTTCCAGCCGGCCCAAGGTCCCATGAAGCTGACGAATCATGCCAACATCCATGACTACGGTGCCACGGCGGCCACCAACCAGCATGCGATCAACGAAGCGTTctaccagcaacagcagcagaagCACATCCACGCGGTGATCAACAAAACGCCCAACAACATGCAATCCCCCGCCCCCAACCAGATCATCATCCAGCAAAACATTCCCGGCCAAGTGGTGAACCAAGCCTGCCAGACCCAAATCAGCGGCGTCAAAAACAATCAGcagcaacaaaaccaaaaatcacCCAACTCCGACTCGATGTCCTCGCCGTCGCACGACGGCCTTGAACGCCGGAAAAGTGGTCCCGTACACACGCTCAAATCTCCCGTCACCAAGCGACCCCTCAACGCGCCCGTCTCCATGTCCGGCTGGCTCTACAAACAGGGCTCCGATGGACTCAAAGTGTGGCGACGGCGCTGGTTCGTCCTGTCCGAGTACATCCTCTACTACTACAAAAGCCAGGAAGAGGAGAAACTGCTCGGAACCGTCCTGCTCCCATCCTACAAGATATCCGCGTGCTTCCCGGAGGACAAGGTCTACCGCAAGTTTGCCTTCAAGTGCGAACACACCAACATGAGGACGTTCGTATTCGCCGCCGAAACGGGCGAATCCATGACCAACTGGGTGCGGGCCTTGACCCTGGCCACAATGATGCAGGGCAGCAGCGAGTCCGAAACGAGTCCACCCTCGAACAACGCACGCAGCGGAGACAACAGCGATTCTGGCATTCAAACGTACCAATCGCAGGTGTGCAAGACGGGAGCATCCCAAGGACCGGTAACGCCCGTTTCCGACAACGGAGGTGGATCGCAACCCCTGTACGCCAACGCACCTCCCAAACCACGCCGAGCGAACGACGGTGGGTACTCTTCCCCGAGTCCCGAACACATCCCATCCGAGCGATACGACCAGGATCAGCAGCAAATCTACGGAAAAACTCCTGACTCGAGCTTTATGCAGCAATCACCCCAAATCAAGCAGCAGCCGCAACAACAACATCTAGGGTACGACCCGAACGCGTATCCAAGTCCTGGCGGTGCTGGTGGTGGCCAAACTGTCTACAACGATGCGATCTACGGCAATGTCAAGCGAATCGAGCGGGACTTGTACATCCAAAAGTTgatccagcagcagcaacaacaacaagcccAACTCCAACAACTTCAGCAACAACAGCAAGTCCAACAGCAGGTTCAGCAGCTAGCTATGCAGCAAACTCCACAACGAGCATTCACAAACCCCTTCATGTACCCGAACGCGGACCGACGAACACCGGACACGTACGGACCTCCGCGAGCCGCCCTGGACAAACACATGTCCGACTACGAAGACATCTACAACCTGACCATGCTGTCCAAGTCTCTTCCAGCGGAAGATCCAACACCTAGTGCAGCCACCGCCGCCGCAGGTTACCGCCGACCGATGAGCCCCCTGCGCTACGACGGCCAAAACATGCCCATGCGTTACACTCCCAACTATCTGGAG AACAACTCACCCGCACAGCAGCAGCACGTACAGATGCGGGCCCGGCCCGTCCAATCGACGATCCCGCGACCCCACTCGGCTGACTTTCTGGAGTACGAGGCGCGCAACCCGATCGGCGCCAACTCCCTAAACGGCGTCAAGGGCGGTAAGCTAAAGGACGGCGAACCAGCTCGAGCACCCCGGCCCAAGTCCAGCCTGGACATCAACCGAACCCCGGACAACTACTACTACTCGGAGGCGAGTTACGCGGAGAAGATGCGAATGCAGAGTGCGTCGTACCTGCAGCGGGCCGCGAACCTTGGAGCGGTAGCGGGGAAGGAAGTGCCGG GCGCCGTCAACTCCAGCACGGTTCCACGCGATGGTTATTACGGAGGTGCGAGTTCGTCCAACGGTCGACTGGACTACGATGAAAACGTCCTGCACCAGGGTTCGGCAAGTGTCCCGCGAGCGCAGCGCATGACGATGAACAACCTCAAAAAGTATCCCAGCCAGCAGGAACAATTCGCTCGGTCGGCCAGCGCCCGGCTTCCACGCAAAGAGGAAGATCCGTCGGCACGGGACGGCGAACGCAAGCGGGAAGAGTCGATGAAGCGACTGCTCGAGTGGAAGCAACGAATGCTCCAGTCGCCGCTGACGCGCAAAATGTCTCAACAGCAAGCCCAACAGCTGGGACTCGGTTCGCCCGGATCCACTGGTAACCCGTTCTTGAGCAAGTCTGGCCAGCTGCAGATGGAGGCGGAGATGTACCTGGAGCAGGAGAAGCAAATGCAAGCTCAACACCAGCAACAGCAactacagcagcagcagcagcatctacAACAACAGCAAATGCAGCACCTAAGGGTTGACAACAAATCCAACCTGGAGTACAACAGCTATTCGTCAGACGATGAAG CTTCCATTTCAGTTCGCAACGTGAAAAACATTCCCAAGGGAGCGCTGACGGTGAAACCGGACCCGTCGGACTACCGCACCGATCCGAAGCTGGTCCAGGGTTATTACGACCCAAGGCAGACCGAGTACTACTACCAGGATCAGGAAGGCTATATCCGGCCGGACATAAGCTTCGAATCTACCCACGATCTGTATACGCAAGCCCAGCTGCAGCGAGCTCAGGAGATCAACCTGCAGCAGCACTACCAACTTCAGGATATCGATCGCAGCTTAGCGGCGATGAACGAAGAATCTCCGGGTGAAAAGTGGCCGCCCAACATAAACCAACAGCAGGTGTTTACACCACGCGGTCCACAAACCCCCAACCATCATCACCAGCAGGACAAATCCGAACTGAGA ACGTTGGAAATGTCCGCCGGGGACTTACTGAACCGTACACACGAAGAACTAGTCTTGCTGTTAATTCAGTTGCGACGACAGAACAGCAATACGGCACGCTCGATCGAGCAGTGTTGCACAAATATACACGATATTCAG AACTCGATACGTATGTCTGACGGACCGTCCCGGGCGGAGAACCTAGCCCGACTGGAGGCCCTCAAGAAGCAGCTGTGCGAGCTGGAGAAGCAGTACGAGAAGGAAAAGCCGCTGATCAACCTGGTGGACAACATGGTGAAGCTGGGCACGCTGTACCGGGGAGCGCCCGGCAAGGGCAAAAGCAAATCGTCGTCCGGCTCACTGCACGCGTCCGAATCGGCCACGCTCGATCGGCTGGAGTTCAACCAGCGGATCCAGGAGCGCCGGCTGCTGCAGGAAGAGCAACGCCAGTGGGACCGGCTCAGCCCGAACCACACCGAGCTGCAG TCCAAGGTCCAGCAGCTGTACCAGATCGACCAGCTGCTGCAGGAGGAGTCCGGAACGCTGCAGAGCTTGCAGCGCGACAAGGAAGATCTGGAGCGTGCGCTCGGTGGGTTGAAGGCCAAGATCATGAAGGGTGAGGCACCGGCACCGGCCATGGAGGCGGctcggcagcagcagcacacgCTGGAGCGTGAGCTGTCCCGGGTGCACCTGATGCTGGCGGAGAACTCCAAG aaATTGGAAAAGACCGTCGCGGATAACGCTCGCTTGGAGCAGGAGTTGTTGGTACTTCGGCAGAAACTGCAAGCTTCGCGGGATACGCGAGGATCGCAGGCAACGCTGGTTCCGGGGCAGGACGGACAGTACGTGGGTTCGGCAACGGTGGTTCTGGAGTCGGAACTGCGAAGAGTACAACGACTGGTTGGCGATATGCAGCGCCAGCGTAACGAACTGAGCCAGGCGGTACGACAGCTGACGGACAACTCGGACTCGCTGCACAAGCAGATCAACAAGAACGGCGACTCGCGATCGCATATTAAGAAACGATCGCAAGGTGCTGCTTGGGTGGAGACTGATTTGGATTCGCTGGTCAGCAAAGATCAGGGCAGGCACGATAGTACGCTGTCGTTGAACGTTTCGGAGAAGCAGAGCTCGGTATACGGAAGGAGCGATCTCGATCGTTCGGAAGCATTCGAATCTTGTAGCGTGGATAGCGATGACTTACTGGAAGACTCTTCGGGTAATCCGTTTGGATATCCGGATAAGCAAGAGATCAAGACGGTGCGGATTGTGAAGCGTGAATCGGAGCGTAGACATAGAGATCGGGAGAAGGATCGAAGCAACGCTTCAACGCACAGTCTCGATCAAGTGTTGGAAGAGGAAGCTCAGATCTTCGAGGACTACAACAACTACCATCGGGCAAAGTCGATGCCGAGGGGTGTTTCGGAGACTCACGAGGCGTTCGTACAGAACCAGGACGTGCAGTCTTACTCGAGCAATCTGAAGGATTATTACAGTATGACGGCCAACAGTCAAAACAGTTACCCGGTATCGATGATCGATCGCAAGGCAGATTTGTACTCTGGCTGTGATCGTCAACCTATTGGTAAGACATCCGCCAGCAAGGTGAGCACACTGTCGTTGAACAGTTCAATGGACGGCGGCAGCGTTGAGTACTCCGGACTTCGCACCAAAACGGAATCCATTCAGAGTTTGACCATTTCCGAGCAAAGTCCGGTGTTCCAGAGCGAGGCCGCCAAGCAGATCCTCCACGAAATGGGCGCTCCCCAGCAGGGTGGTTCGAACGGGCTGTCCGCGCCGGAACGGCAGAAACAAAAGGCCGAACACATGGCCCAGCAGAACAAGCATCGGCGGTCGGTTCCGAAGGAGAAGCGGCGTCACCACACGGCGCCACACCACGTCAACGCCAAGCAGATCGAGATCATGCAGAGTGAGAACGATATGAATAAGAAT AACGTCAACTGGCGGGCGCGGGATGACGTCGACCTGGAGGTCACGCTGCGACCACGGTCGAACGCCCCGGACGTGGTCCGGTCGGCGATGGGCCCCCGCGAGAAGATCTCCGAGCACACGATCGACAAGCTGCTGGCGGCGCCCAGCAAGATCCTGATCCCCGAGCGGTACGTCCCGGAGCAGACGCCGGAGCTGTCCCCCGAGGAGAAGCAGCGCCGCCAGGAGAAGGTCGAAGCCATCAAGAAGATGCTGTCGGAGACGCCGATGGCGGGCAAT GACACTTCGCCGAACCAGCCGGCCAACGCGGAGAAGCGACAACGGGAGCACCTGCTGCAGCTGAACCAGATCTTGGCCCAACAGGTCATGCAAATGAGCAAAATTGTAGCTG aaaattcgaTGGCAGTGCTCCCATCCAGCATCTGCAAGCTGCGCAAGCGTGGCATGTTTAACCGCAACAGCCGCCGGAACTCGGCAGGAACATCTGCGGCTGCCGCCGCCGACGACGAGGAAACCCGATACCACAGCGAAGTCGAGGacaacgacgatgacgacgacgacgacgatacgGAATCGCCGCCGGAACCGCTGCCCCTGTACCAGCAGCGTGAAAACTATTTCACCTAA